A genomic window from Engraulis encrasicolus isolate BLACKSEA-1 chromosome 14, IST_EnEncr_1.0, whole genome shotgun sequence includes:
- the traip gene encoding E3 ubiquitin-protein ligase TRAIP: MPIRAYCTICSDFFDHSRDVAAIHCGHTFHHECLQQWFQTAPNKTCPQCRKQVSTRHIISKLFFDIGGEEEGAEVDPENLQNELNRLKAVLSSRDKDCRDRQKLIESLKLTVEKLKVDLERLKKDIGDKEMVCTVLKNELRSLEKQHHDAKAAKEEARQLRVKLKTYESLDTVLQGQRAEVEAMITDLGVGQSAVEQLSIYCVSLKKEYDNLKSSFRSTNDMCEKLRREVFMSNNKLQKATNEMNHAKEEMLATQKDLRNADKEITSLKKKVEILQKTLSTPNRTNDAISRLVFESPAPLELKPRLHRPDNEQDIDLNLTFDVPTPEPVEHKPSHSQAPAKKMRLDSTGASPFHSGNTSDAAKKSQVKEDPMDPFLRNSHLFRRKAFGSMLDPHSKPGAVRTGYDGLGGRTKFFQPSPLSEIRPLAVKAVKRKKVSRPPMGKLPASMTLDAFLE, encoded by the exons ATGCCTATTAGGGCATACTGCACCATCTGTTCGGACTTCTTTGACCACTCAAGAGATGTTGCTGCCATCCATTGCGGGCACACTTTTCACCACGAGTG TTTGCAGCAGTGGTTTCAGACGGCTCCCAACAAAACCTGTCCACAATGCAGGAAACAG GTCAGCACAAGACACATTATCAGCAAGCTTTTTTTTGAcatcggaggagaggaggaaggggctgAAGTGGACCCAGAAAATTTACAG AATGAATTGAATCGACTGAAGGCTGTACTAAGCTCCAGAG ACAAAGATTGTCGAGACAGGCAGAAGCTCATCGAGAGTTTGAAGCTGACGGTGGAGAAGCTGAAGGTTGACTTGGAGCGTCTGAAGAAGGACATTGGAGATAAAGAAATGGTCTGCACGGTACTAAAG AACGAGCTGAGGAGCCTGGAGAAGCAGCATCATGATGCCAAGGCTGCAAAAGAGGAAGCTCGACAACTTCGAGTCAAACTCAAGACTTACGAGAG TCTAGATACAGTGTTGCAGGGTCAGAGGGCTGAAGTGGAAGCAATGATTACCGATTTAGGAGTCGGACAATCAGCCGTGGAACAGCTCTCCATCTACTGCGTCTCCCTCAAGAA ggaataTGACAACCTGAAAAGCAGCTTCCGCTCCACCAATGACATGTGTGAGAAACTCAGAAGAGAAGTTTTCATGTCTAACAACAAG TTGCAGAAAGCAACCAATGAGATGAACCACGCGAAAGAGGAGATGCTTGCTACTCAGAAGGACCTGCGAAATGCTGACAAAGAAATCACG AGTTTGAAGAAGAAAGTGGAGATCCTACAGAAGACCCTCAGCACACCTAACCGCACCAATGACGCTATTAGCAGACTGGTATTTGAAAG CCCCGCCCCCTTGGAACTGAAACCCCGCCTCCATCGCCCGGACAACGAGCAGGACATCGACCTGAATCTGACGTTTGATGTTCCGACCCCTGAGCCGGTGGAGCACAAGCCCTCTCATAGTCAGGCCCCTGCCAAGAAGATGCGCCTGGACTCCACAGG AGCATCCCCATTCCACTCAGGCAACACGTCTGATGCTGCTAAG AAATCCCAAGTTAAGGAGGACCCTATGGATCCATTTTTAAGGAATTCTCATCTGTTCAGGAGGAAAGCCTTTGGCAGCATGCTGGATCCCCACAGCAAACCTGGCGCT GTGAGGACTGGGTATGATGGCCTTGGAGGAAGGACCAAGTTTTTCCAGCCT TCGCCGCTGTCAGAGATCCGCCCCCTGGCAGTCAAGGCAGTCAAGAGGAAGAAGGTTTCGCGTCCACCAATGGGAAAGCTGCCGGCTAGCATGACCCTCGACGCCTTCCTGGAGTGA